One segment of Bradyrhizobium sp. CB2312 DNA contains the following:
- a CDS encoding response regulator, which translates to MFRIDFNKLRFLVCDDNPHMRRILRTLLHSFGAREVYEAEDGATALEMYSHYVPDIVITDWAMPIFDGLELAQMIRQPESKGNPYAPIIMLTGHSEKRRVTVARDAGVTEFLAKPISAKGLYQRILNVVANPRPFIKTKTYFGPDRRRNTNSAYMGPERRVGEKHEVLQQPSLLDKARSSI; encoded by the coding sequence ATGTTCCGCATCGATTTCAACAAACTGCGCTTCCTCGTCTGCGACGACAATCCGCACATGCGCCGCATCCTGCGGACGCTGCTGCATTCGTTCGGCGCGCGCGAAGTCTACGAGGCCGAGGACGGCGCCACGGCGCTGGAAATGTACAGTCATTACGTGCCCGATATCGTCATCACCGACTGGGCGATGCCGATCTTCGACGGGCTCGAGCTCGCGCAGATGATCCGGCAGCCGGAATCCAAGGGCAATCCTTACGCGCCGATCATCATGCTGACCGGCCACTCCGAGAAGCGCCGCGTCACCGTCGCGCGCGATGCCGGCGTCACCGAATTTTTGGCCAAGCCGATCTCGGCGAAAGGTCTCTATCAGCGCATCCTGAACGTCGTCGCCAATCCCCGGCCCTTCATCAAGACCAAGACCTATTTCGGTCCGGACCGGCGCCGCAACACCAACTCCGCCTATATGGGCCCCGAGCGCCGCGTCGGCGAAAAGCACGAGGTGCTGCAGCAGCCCTCGCTGCTCGACAAGGCCCGCTCATCCATCTAG
- a CDS encoding DUF2975 domain-containing protein: MSVIAFPYPVPAEPRLRRIGRIVAVGALVCVAGAVIAVPLLWSSDEVLRRWIATQSPLGAQPFTLNPGTRFAGALISLTGLAPVIYALLQLSMLFSRFARGDVFVTSNAWRIRRMGLALIANALISPLVQMLTTVNLARANQPGQIVVLFGIDQSHVLSVLSGLALIAFASVMGEAVRLWHENSEII; this comes from the coding sequence ATGAGCGTGATCGCCTTTCCTTATCCTGTGCCGGCCGAGCCGCGATTGCGGCGGATCGGACGGATCGTCGCCGTCGGCGCGCTCGTCTGCGTCGCGGGAGCGGTGATTGCGGTGCCGCTGCTCTGGTCGAGCGACGAGGTGCTTCGACGCTGGATCGCGACCCAATCCCCGCTGGGGGCGCAGCCCTTCACGCTCAATCCCGGCACGCGCTTCGCCGGCGCGCTGATCAGCCTGACCGGCCTTGCGCCTGTGATCTACGCCTTGTTGCAACTCTCGATGCTGTTCTCCCGTTTCGCGCGCGGCGACGTGTTCGTGACCAGCAACGCCTGGCGCATCCGCCGGATGGGCCTCGCGTTGATCGCCAATGCGCTGATCTCGCCACTGGTGCAAATGCTCACGACGGTCAATCTGGCGCGGGCCAACCAGCCGGGCCAGATCGTGGTCTTGTTCGGCATCGACCAGTCGCATGTGCTGTCGGTGCTGAGCGGCCTTGCGCTCATCGCATTCGCAAGCGTGATGGGCGAAGCTGTTCGCCTCTGGCACGAGAACAGCGAGATCATCTGA
- a CDS encoding helix-turn-helix transcriptional regulator, with product MPIVVNLDVMLARRKIRSRELAARIELTEANVSLLKSGKVRGIRFDTLERICAVLDCQPGDILEYVPDNADDALEPRAAGRKSA from the coding sequence ATGCCGATCGTCGTCAATCTCGACGTGATGCTCGCCAGGCGCAAGATCAGGTCGCGTGAGCTTGCGGCCCGCATCGAGCTCACGGAGGCCAATGTCTCCCTTTTGAAATCGGGCAAGGTGCGCGGCATCCGCTTCGACACGCTGGAACGGATCTGTGCCGTGCTCGACTGCCAGCCCGGCGATATCCTGGAATACGTCCCCGACAATGCGGACGACGCGCTGGAGCCTCGCGCGGCCGGCCGGAAATCGGCCTAG
- a CDS encoding NAD kinase: MTKPMRYDRIAFVASPSNEAQSAFNQLTKDYGNCDPKDADVVVALGGDGLMLQTLHRNMRTGKPIYGMHRGTVGFLMNEYSTHDLRTRLAAAHESEINPLLMRATDANDRVHLHHAINEVYLFRQTYQAARLRILIDERERMPELIADGIIVATPAGSTAYNLSAQGPILPINAALLALTPISAFRPRRWRGALLPNSAYVVIEVLEDDKRPVAAVADHEEVRRVRRVEVLSDKSISMRMLFDPGHSLEERILREQFGY, from the coding sequence ATGACCAAGCCCATGCGATACGACCGGATCGCCTTCGTCGCGAGCCCGAGCAACGAGGCGCAGAGCGCCTTCAACCAGCTCACCAAGGACTATGGCAATTGCGATCCTAAGGATGCCGACGTCGTGGTCGCGCTCGGCGGCGACGGACTGATGCTCCAGACGCTGCACCGGAACATGCGCACGGGAAAGCCGATCTACGGCATGCACCGCGGCACGGTCGGCTTCCTGATGAACGAGTATTCGACGCATGATCTGCGCACGAGGCTCGCGGCGGCGCATGAGTCCGAGATCAACCCGCTCCTGATGCGCGCCACGGATGCCAACGATCGCGTGCACCTGCATCACGCCATCAACGAGGTCTACCTGTTCCGGCAGACCTACCAGGCCGCGCGCCTGCGCATCCTGATCGACGAGCGCGAGCGCATGCCCGAGCTGATCGCCGATGGCATCATCGTGGCAACGCCGGCAGGTTCGACTGCCTACAATCTGTCGGCGCAGGGCCCGATCCTGCCGATCAACGCGGCGCTCCTTGCCCTGACACCTATCAGTGCCTTCCGGCCGCGGCGCTGGCGCGGCGCCCTGCTGCCCAACAGCGCCTACGTCGTGATCGAGGTGCTGGAAGACGACAAGCGCCCGGTCGCAGCCGTCGCCGACCATGAGGAGGTACGCAGGGTCCGCCGCGTCGAGGTGCTCTCGGACAAGTCCATCTCGATGCGCATGCTGTTCGATCCCGGCCACAGCCTGGAAGAGCGCATCTTGCGCGAGCAGTTCGGCTACTGA